One window of the Triticum dicoccoides isolate Atlit2015 ecotype Zavitan chromosome 3B, WEW_v2.0, whole genome shotgun sequence genome contains the following:
- the LOC119277273 gene encoding protein RICE SALT SENSITIVE 3-like, with amino-acid sequence MVGSGAAGGGGGDHARSKEAAGMMALHEALRNVCLNSDWTYSVFWTIRPRPRCRGGNGCKVGDDNGSLMLMWEDGFCRPRMAECLEDMEGEDPVRKAFSKMSIQLYNYGEGLMGKVASDKCHKWVFKEPSECEPNIANYWQSSFDALPTEWTDQFASGIQTIAVIQAGHGLLQLGSCKIIPEDLHFVLRMRHMFESLGYQSGFFLSQLFSSSRGASSTPSFPLKQPPPARPPPQLFNWPGQPQLPHAAASPLFPPGPAAFHPSARSSMPHYPGGGGGKDEGHMYHLAPSQHGKPPHLDEHQHQQQMQPGEAPDGDLKWPNGLSFFTALTGRSDDSKLLYGGPGGGGGGGADDGKPAQDAQTGHGGAENVEEYLSLESHSNKARRMENTQSAKFKRSFTLPARMSSSNSPSPSVSASTGPAPQQQQQGMEYRAQHEGSVYSDLMETFLE; translated from the exons atggtgggctcgggggcggcaggAGGGGGAGGCGGGGATCATGCGCGGAGCAAAGAGGCCGCGGGGATGATGGCGCTGCACGAGGCGCTCCGCAACGTCTGCCTCAACTCGGACTGGACTTACTCCGTCTTCTGGACCATCCGTCCTCGCCC GCGGTGCCGCGGCGGCAACGGGTGCAAGGTCGGCGACGACAACGGCAGCCT GATGCTGATGTGGGAGGACGGGTTCTGCCGGCCGCGGATGGCGGAGTGCCTGGAGGACATGGAGGGCGAGGACCCGGTGCGCAAGGCCTTCAGCAAGATGTCCATCCAGCTCTACAACTACGGAGAAGG GCTGATGGGAAAGGTGGCATCTGATAAGTGTCACAAATGGGTCTTCAAGGAACCTTCTGAATGCGAGCCCAACATCGCCAACTACTGGCAGAGCTCTTTTGATGCC CTTCCTACGGAATGGACCGACCAGTTCGCCTCAGGCATCCAG ACCATCGCCGTGATTCAAGCCGGCCATGGCCTCCTGCAGCTGGGCTCCTGCAAGATC ATACCGGAGGACCTGCACTTCGTGCTGCGGATGCGACACATGTTCGAGTCACTGGGCTAccagtcgggcttcttcctctcgcaGCTCTTCTCCTCCTCCCGGGGCGCCTCCTCCACGCCGTCCTTCCCGCTCAAGCAGCCGCCGCCGGCGCGCCCGCCCCCGCAGCTCTTCAACTGGCCGGGCCAGCCGCAGCTCCCCCACGCCGCCGCGTCGCCCCTGTTCCCGCCGGGGCCGGCCGCGTTCCACCCGTCAGCGAGGTCGTCGATGCCGCATTacccgggcggcgggggcggcaagGACGAGGGCCACATGTACCACCTCGCGCCGTCGCAGCATGGCAAGCCGCCACACCTGGACGAACACCAGCACCAGCAGCAGATGCAGCCCGGGGAGGCGCCCGACGGCGACCTCAAGTGGCCCAACGGGCTGTCCTTCTTCACCGCGCTCACCGGGCGCTCAGATGACTCGAAGCTTTTGTACGGCGGccccggcggcggtggtggaggcggcgcaGACGACGGGAAGCCAGCGCAGGACGCGCAGACAGGGCACGGCGGCGCGGAGAACGTGGAGGAGTACCTGAGCCTGGAGAGCCACTCGAACAAGGCGAGGAGGATGGAGAACACCCAGAGCGCCAAGTTCAAGAGGAGCTTCACGTTGCCGGCGAGGATGAGCTCGTCCAACTCGCCGTCCCCGTCCGTGTCGGCCTCGACGGGGCCggcgccgcagcagcagcagcaagggatGGAGTACCGAGCGCAGCACGAGGGCAGCGTCTACTCGGACCTCATGGAGACGTTCTTGGAGTAG